In the Campylobacter showae genome, one interval contains:
- a CDS encoding PepSY-associated TM helix domain-containing protein, whose translation MYKIHTYASLIFCIPLVVVCFTGSVLVYKDEINNLLMPGAIYVAKNSDENEQKSRLKFDELREKIEKEYPRHEIVGWNIDVDPRKTDKIWLLPHGAGQKEWACVYLDAFSGEIKSGLVPHDSGFIGVITELHENLLLEKSGQILLGLTAIFAFIISISGFIVYRNFWANLLRLRFARMAVFMSDSHKFIGVFSTPVIFAVALSGAWWELRFMFMPPFDNSKFAIGPQIYDKNISIDALVQKATAHMPGFETHYVSFPFFDGANITLYGQKPQQSFLHSQYSSIVTYDKNSANLIDVKDIELASKTDKFLSTFRRAHYGDYNAATKFFWFLCGLAPLALSVSGIYLWIKRSNFKRRKR comes from the coding sequence ATGTATAAGATTCACACTTACGCTTCGCTGATATTTTGCATTCCTTTAGTCGTCGTTTGTTTTACGGGTTCGGTTTTGGTTTATAAAGACGAGATAAATAATTTATTAATGCCGGGCGCCATATACGTTGCAAAAAATAGCGACGAAAACGAGCAAAAAAGTAGATTAAAATTTGACGAGCTAAGAGAAAAAATAGAAAAAGAGTATCCAAGGCACGAGATCGTAGGTTGGAATATCGACGTAGATCCCCGCAAAACGGACAAAATTTGGCTACTGCCTCACGGTGCGGGCCAAAAAGAGTGGGCGTGCGTGTATCTTGACGCATTTAGCGGCGAGATAAAAAGCGGCCTCGTGCCGCATGATAGCGGATTTATCGGGGTTATCACCGAGCTTCACGAAAATTTACTCCTTGAAAAAAGCGGTCAAATTTTGCTTGGTCTGACGGCGATTTTTGCCTTTATTATTTCGATTAGCGGCTTTATCGTTTACCGAAATTTTTGGGCGAATTTGCTGCGCCTTCGGTTTGCGCGAATGGCGGTTTTTATGAGCGATTCGCACAAATTTATCGGCGTTTTTTCGACGCCCGTTATCTTTGCGGTCGCGCTTAGCGGGGCTTGGTGGGAGCTTAGGTTTATGTTTATGCCGCCTTTTGATAATTCTAAATTTGCAATCGGTCCGCAAATTTACGATAAAAATATCTCAATCGACGCCCTCGTACAAAAAGCGACCGCCCATATGCCGGGATTTGAGACGCATTACGTTAGCTTTCCATTTTTTGATGGCGCAAATATCACGCTTTACGGACAAAAACCGCAGCAAAGCTTCCTGCATAGCCAGTACTCAAGCATCGTTACTTACGATAAAAACAGCGCAAATTTAATTGATGTAAAAGATATCGAGCTAGCAAGCAAAACGGATAAGTTTTTATCGACGTTTAGGCGCGCTCACTACGGCGACTATAACGCCGCGACTAAATTTTTCTGGTTTTTATGCGGCTTGGCACCGTTAGCGCTTAGTGTTTCGGGCATTTATTTATGGATAAAAAGATCAAATTTTAAAAGGAGAAAAAGATGA
- a CDS encoding efflux RND transporter permease subunit, which yields MYKLAINRPITTLMFFVALVFFGAMSLFRMPVNLFPEVVIPLIKITTYAPGDMSLIESRVTKKIEDEVSTIDGIKKIRSYTFNNLSIVLVEFNLKKNIDVAANDVRDKVAKAKLDAQPEIEKINSDSGKVASFFVSRKDENLTALMQAVKDEAKPFLQRVKGVGKVDDKGFLEPEIKIYLDPFKLDKYALTAASVINIIKSQNLKAPLGKLENSEFEIFLKSEFDAKSVHELEDIRLQKDVFLKDVARIELSHHDTDAVAMYNGKRGVLLDAIKVSGANTIETIDALKAKTDDLAAKLGANYEVERVYEKSESILKHINQVKFDMMLGVALTVVIVFFFLRSFSATIIAALAIPASIVGTFFIIDVLGFDLNRLTLLALTLGIGIFIDDAIVVVENISKKMQEGESNTLKASFEGVREIAFSVLSISAVLLCVFVPIAFMEGIVGQYFNSFGMSVSGGIVVSFLVCIMLIPSLAARFLSEGENKFYRVTEPIFEALESGYERLLKLILRFKTAFVILTFGVLALCMSLAGKVGMDFLPVEDEGQFEIFLKASPGISVEAMSARATEVVREVDSDPRVEYSYMIAGYTDSKDAYKAKIYVRLKGFESRKERQTQIMDEYRKKLKFEGLSVKVLQIPYVDTGSDSEPVQLTITGDSLEKLDEILPKAIAMVRAIEGTTDVGSDNEDKINELQISVNKDKAKRLNVDPSAVAQVIYASFGQNRLGSFDNGDAQYDMILRFDDEYRKDAQALQKLKIKNAHGESISLSAVAEFKTSKTFSVINRFNKQRQIRIVANVDNVPLGAVQKGIDENIGKILPAGFEYVMTGFIEMMNDTNAAFVFTISLSVVLIYMILAALYESFVLPLIIMISMPLAFGGVAVGLYLSGNSFSLFVMVGAILLFGMVGKNAILVVDFANRYANEGVELNEAIVRAGVKRLRAILMTTFAMIFAMLPLALSRGAGYEGNSPMAISVISGLISSTLLTLLVVPALFGAVYKIDKFVSKIYKREEI from the coding sequence ATGTATAAACTAGCCATAAATCGTCCGATTACGACGCTGATGTTTTTCGTCGCGCTCGTATTTTTCGGCGCGATGTCGCTTTTTAGGATGCCGGTAAATCTCTTTCCAGAGGTCGTCATCCCGCTGATTAAGATCACGACCTATGCGCCGGGCGACATGAGCCTCATCGAGAGCAGGGTTACTAAAAAGATCGAGGACGAGGTCTCGACGATAGACGGTATCAAAAAGATCAGGTCATATACATTTAACAACCTTAGCATCGTTTTGGTCGAGTTTAATCTTAAGAAAAACATCGACGTCGCCGCGAACGACGTGCGCGACAAGGTCGCAAAGGCAAAGCTGGACGCCCAGCCCGAGATAGAGAAAATCAACAGCGACAGCGGCAAGGTGGCGAGCTTTTTCGTTAGCCGAAAGGACGAAAATTTAACCGCGCTTATGCAAGCGGTCAAAGATGAGGCAAAGCCGTTTTTGCAACGCGTAAAAGGCGTGGGCAAGGTCGATGACAAGGGCTTTTTGGAGCCTGAGATTAAAATTTACCTTGATCCGTTTAAGCTCGATAAATACGCCCTAACCGCGGCCTCGGTCATAAATATAATCAAATCGCAAAATTTAAAAGCGCCGCTGGGCAAGCTCGAAAACAGCGAATTTGAGATATTTTTAAAGAGCGAATTTGACGCCAAAAGCGTGCACGAACTAGAGGATATACGCCTGCAAAAGGACGTGTTTTTAAAAGACGTCGCGCGCATTGAGCTATCTCATCACGACACCGACGCCGTAGCGATGTATAACGGCAAGCGCGGAGTGCTGCTTGATGCTATAAAAGTAAGCGGCGCAAACACGATCGAGACGATAGACGCGCTCAAAGCTAAAACGGACGATCTAGCGGCGAAACTGGGCGCGAACTACGAAGTAGAGCGGGTTTATGAAAAGAGCGAAAGCATCCTAAAGCACATAAATCAAGTCAAATTCGATATGATGCTGGGCGTCGCGCTCACCGTCGTCATCGTCTTTTTCTTTTTGCGAAGCTTTAGCGCGACTATCATCGCCGCGCTTGCGATCCCGGCTAGTATCGTGGGGACGTTTTTTATCATCGACGTTTTGGGCTTTGATCTAAACCGCCTCACGCTGCTGGCTCTCACGCTTGGTATCGGTATATTTATCGACGATGCGATCGTGGTCGTGGAAAATATCTCCAAAAAGATGCAAGAAGGCGAGAGCAATACGCTAAAAGCGAGCTTTGAGGGCGTGCGCGAGATCGCATTTAGCGTGCTTAGCATTAGCGCGGTGCTGCTTTGCGTTTTTGTGCCGATTGCCTTTATGGAGGGCATCGTCGGGCAGTATTTTAACTCCTTCGGTATGAGCGTGAGCGGCGGTATCGTGGTGTCGTTTTTGGTTTGTATCATGCTGATACCTAGTCTGGCGGCGAGGTTTTTGAGCGAGGGCGAGAACAAATTTTACCGCGTGACGGAGCCTATATTTGAGGCGCTTGAGAGCGGTTACGAGCGGCTTTTGAAGCTTATTTTGAGGTTTAAAACCGCGTTTGTTATCCTTACTTTTGGCGTGCTGGCTCTTTGTATGAGCCTAGCCGGCAAGGTCGGTATGGACTTTTTGCCAGTGGAGGACGAGGGGCAGTTTGAGATATTTTTAAAAGCAAGCCCCGGCATCTCGGTCGAGGCTATGAGCGCTAGAGCTACCGAGGTCGTGCGCGAGGTAGATAGCGATCCGCGCGTCGAGTACTCCTATATGATCGCGGGTTACACGGACTCAAAAGACGCATACAAGGCTAAAATTTACGTCCGCTTAAAAGGCTTTGAGTCGCGAAAAGAGCGCCAAACGCAGATAATGGACGAGTATAGAAAAAAACTTAAATTTGAAGGTCTCAGCGTCAAAGTCCTGCAGATACCCTACGTCGATACGGGCAGCGACAGCGAGCCGGTGCAGCTAACGATCACCGGCGATAGCTTAGAAAAGCTAGACGAAATCTTGCCAAAAGCCATCGCCATGGTGCGCGCTATCGAGGGCACGACGGATGTGGGCAGCGATAACGAGGATAAGATAAACGAGCTGCAAATCAGCGTAAATAAAGACAAAGCCAAGCGCCTAAACGTCGATCCTAGCGCTGTCGCGCAGGTGATATACGCGTCCTTTGGGCAAAATAGGCTGGGTAGCTTTGACAACGGCGACGCGCAGTACGATATGATACTGAGGTTTGACGACGAGTACCGTAAGGACGCGCAGGCGCTGCAAAAACTAAAGATCAAAAATGCGCACGGCGAGAGTATAAGCCTAAGTGCGGTGGCGGAGTTTAAGACGAGCAAGACCTTTTCCGTGATAAACCGCTTTAACAAACAGCGCCAGATCAGGATCGTCGCAAACGTCGATAATGTCCCGCTGGGCGCCGTGCAAAAAGGCATCGACGAAAATATCGGTAAAATTTTGCCCGCCGGCTTTGAGTACGTTATGACGGGCTTTATCGAGATGATGAACGACACGAACGCAGCCTTTGTATTTACGATAAGCCTTAGCGTCGTACTCATCTATATGATCCTGGCTGCGCTTTACGAGAGCTTCGTGCTGCCGCTCATCATCATGATCTCGATGCCGCTGGCGTTTGGCGGCGTGGCGGTCGGGCTGTACCTTAGCGGCAACTCCTTTAGCCTATTCGTTATGGTCGGCGCAATCTTGCTTTTTGGTATGGTGGGTAAAAATGCGATTTTGGTCGTGGATTTTGCCAACCGATACGCAAACGAGGGGGTGGAGCTAAACGAAGCCATCGTGCGCGCGGGCGTCAAAAGGCTGCGAGCGATACTGATGACTACTTTTGCGATGATATTTGCGATGTTGCCGCTTGCTCTTAGCAGAGGTGCCGGATACGAGGGCAACTCCCCGATGGCGATCTCGGTGATCTCGGGGCTCATTAGCTCGACGCTGCTAACGCTACTAGTCGTGCCTGCGCTCTTTGGCGCGGTGTATAAGATAGATAAATTTGTAAGTAAAATTTATAAAAGAGAGGAAATTTAG
- a CDS encoding efflux RND transporter periplasmic adaptor subunit, with protein sequence MNKILLFLLSAAVALYAQDRIYASFDVAPAKDAQLALKVVGIVKSVNVEIGSAVKRGDVLLELENESEKLAVKLAQNDLESAQTAKAHAKSVLDKFKLVQSVSSKQAFENAEFDFKNAALAENRAHLALNLAQKRLEDTRLLAPFSGTISGKSIEVGEGVGGVAQKLMSIFSYPDVKLKLSFDEKFKDRVKIGSEFIYKLDGQSEERRGEISLIYPTIDTKNGKIYAEVRARNLTPGLFGEGYIISVAQDGDATSDKKAAEPKNKDENKTFGLKFDGFKNGGHAASGAKFDDIKASFGTARFLNLTPQTKSEINLSSNSARVKFDSAAKNANLTGASNLSHKKGGINLNAEFDAAQILLAANRQTLYAGQGGRINSPQKPVLAKAQNV encoded by the coding sequence ATGAATAAAATTTTACTTTTTTTACTGAGTGCGGCGGTTGCGCTTTACGCACAGGATAGGATCTACGCGAGCTTTGACGTAGCGCCCGCAAAAGACGCGCAGCTCGCGCTAAAAGTCGTCGGTATCGTAAAGAGCGTAAATGTAGAAATCGGCTCCGCGGTAAAGCGCGGCGACGTGCTGCTTGAGCTTGAAAACGAGAGCGAAAAGCTAGCCGTAAAGCTCGCTCAAAACGACCTAGAGAGCGCGCAGACGGCAAAAGCCCACGCAAAAAGCGTGCTGGATAAATTTAAGCTCGTTCAAAGCGTGAGCTCGAAGCAGGCTTTTGAAAATGCGGAGTTTGATTTTAAAAATGCAGCGCTAGCCGAAAATAGGGCGCATCTGGCGCTAAATTTGGCGCAAAAAAGACTTGAGGATACGAGGCTGCTAGCGCCTTTTAGCGGGACGATATCTGGCAAGAGTATCGAGGTCGGCGAGGGCGTTGGCGGCGTAGCGCAAAAGCTGATGTCGATTTTTTCGTATCCGGACGTGAAGCTCAAGCTTAGCTTTGATGAAAAATTTAAAGACCGCGTGAAAATCGGTAGCGAATTTATCTATAAACTAGACGGCCAAAGCGAGGAAAGACGCGGCGAGATCAGCCTCATCTACCCGACTATCGACACGAAAAACGGCAAAATTTACGCCGAAGTGCGGGCGCGAAATTTGACGCCGGGGCTTTTTGGCGAGGGATATATTATTTCCGTCGCGCAGGACGGGGACGCAACGAGCGATAAAAAGGCCGCCGAGCCTAAAAACAAGGACGAAAATAAAACATTTGGGCTTAAATTTGACGGCTTTAAAAACGGCGGGCATGCCGCTAGCGGTGCAAAATTTGACGATATAAAAGCTAGCTTTGGCACGGCTAGGTTTTTAAATTTGACGCCGCAAACGAAAAGCGAGATAAATTTGAGCTCAAATTCGGCGCGCGTTAAATTTGACTCCGCCGCAAAAAATGCAAATTTGACGGGCGCGTCAAATTTATCGCATAAAAAAGGCGGCATAAATTTAAACGCCGAATTTGACGCGGCGCAAATTTTACTAGCCGCTAATCGCCAAACGCTTTATGCAGGTCAGGGCGGCCGGATAAATTCGCCGCAAAAGCCAGTTTTAGCGAAGGCGCAAAATGTATAA
- a CDS encoding TolC family protein yields the protein MKKIYIFLSFCVFLVGSEVKFEGNLPELILAAQSSNLAQISNYEPQKAQLQKDAVKSAYMPSLRVEGGYSFLSGDINVLRPQRAATARAILELAVYDGGKREALLSSLSHLSAAEILKNEEYQNLLAFNATKLYFSFLSLGELALAKEGEINYLKNALNRLEKYYRAGLSDESEYEAVNARYAMALAERLEISQNQNEIKNQIYALTGRDIKPVAGSRIALADEDFAPQKGVKPELEALRLNFAAALEDEKITASETNPQIFIKNTYTFMRTHYDRNLLPAQYRSVLEPYFDDFFKPNLNTNELILGFSWKAFDFGANKKQSEIKRISALQAKLNLDQKRLQNELNLANIKNDLKTLEQKIAAGKSALNSAQTSLNAVSKKYEAGLLGYVEFLNATAQSFSAGSALELSKSKFEIKKAEYLYERGGKIAENIEKTERK from the coding sequence ATGAAAAAAATTTATATATTTTTGAGTTTTTGCGTTTTTTTAGTCGGTTCTGAGGTTAAATTTGAAGGAAATTTGCCCGAGCTGATTTTGGCCGCACAGAGCTCAAATTTGGCTCAAATTTCAAACTACGAACCGCAAAAAGCGCAGCTGCAAAAAGATGCCGTAAAGAGTGCGTATATGCCAAGCCTCAGGGTTGAGGGCGGATACAGCTTTTTAAGCGGCGACATAAACGTCCTGCGCCCGCAAAGAGCCGCCACGGCAAGGGCGATTTTGGAGCTTGCCGTTTATGACGGCGGCAAAAGAGAAGCCCTGCTAAGCTCGCTTTCGCACCTTAGCGCGGCTGAAATTTTAAAAAACGAGGAGTACCAAAATCTGCTTGCGTTTAACGCGACTAAGCTTTATTTTAGCTTTTTGTCGCTGGGCGAGCTCGCGCTGGCAAAAGAGGGCGAGATAAACTACCTAAAAAACGCGCTAAATAGGCTGGAAAAATACTACCGCGCGGGGCTTAGCGACGAGAGCGAGTATGAAGCGGTAAACGCTAGATACGCCATGGCGCTAGCCGAACGCCTCGAGATCTCGCAAAATCAAAACGAGATAAAAAATCAAATTTACGCGCTAACGGGCAGGGATATAAAGCCCGTGGCAGGCTCTAGGATCGCGCTTGCTGATGAGGACTTCGCGCCGCAAAAAGGCGTAAAGCCCGAGCTCGAGGCGCTTAGGCTAAATTTCGCCGCCGCTTTGGAGGACGAAAAAATAACCGCGTCCGAGACGAACCCGCAAATTTTCATCAAAAACACCTACACTTTTATGCGCACGCATTACGATAGAAACTTGCTACCAGCGCAGTATCGAAGCGTGCTGGAGCCCTATTTCGACGACTTTTTTAAGCCGAATTTAAACACCAACGAGCTGATTTTAGGCTTTAGCTGGAAGGCCTTTGATTTTGGCGCAAACAAAAAGCAGAGCGAGATAAAGCGCATAAGCGCGCTGCAAGCGAAGTTAAATCTGGATCAAAAGCGCTTGCAAAACGAGCTAAATTTAGCAAATATCAAAAACGACCTAAAGACGCTCGAACAAAAGATCGCCGCAGGTAAAAGCGCGCTAAACTCGGCGCAAACCTCGCTAAACGCCGTTAGCAAAAAATACGAGGCGGGGCTGCTTGGGTACGTGGAGTTTTTAAACGCGACCGCGCAGAGCTTTAGCGCAGGCAGCGCGCTGGAGCTAAGCAAGAGTAAATTTGAGATCAAAAAAGCTGAGTATCTATACGAGCGTGGCGGCAAAATCGCCGAAAATATCGAAAAAACGGAGCGCAAATGA
- the fliP gene encoding flagellar type III secretion system pore protein FliP (The bacterial flagellar biogenesis protein FliP forms a type III secretion system (T3SS)-type pore required for flagellar assembly.), producing the protein MTFLLFFIFAAVAIGEDNVTIPTVNLSLSAPTTPTQLVSSLNVLLVLTVLTLAPSLVFMMTSFLRLIIVFSFLRQAMGTQQMPPSTVLISLAMVLTFFIMEPVGKQAYEAGVQPYLSEQIGYQEAFERGVKPFREFMIKNTREKDLALFLRIRNMPNPQSFDDIPLTVVMSAFMISEMKTAFEIAFLLYLPFLVIDMVVSSVLMAMGMMMLPPTMISLPFKLLIFVLVDGWNLLVMNLVKSFH; encoded by the coding sequence CTGACGTTTTTGCTGTTTTTTATCTTTGCAGCGGTCGCGATCGGCGAGGATAACGTCACGATCCCGACCGTAAATCTCAGCCTAAGCGCGCCTACTACGCCCACTCAGCTAGTTAGCTCGCTAAACGTCCTACTGGTCCTCACCGTCCTCACGCTCGCTCCTTCGCTAGTTTTTATGATGACCAGCTTTTTGCGGCTCATTATCGTTTTTTCGTTTTTACGTCAAGCGATGGGCACGCAGCAGATGCCGCCGTCTACGGTGCTTATTAGCCTTGCGATGGTGCTTACGTTTTTTATCATGGAGCCTGTGGGCAAGCAAGCCTACGAAGCGGGCGTGCAACCATATCTAAGCGAACAAATCGGCTATCAAGAGGCCTTTGAGCGCGGCGTGAAACCGTTTCGAGAGTTTATGATAAAAAATACGCGGGAAAAAGATCTGGCGCTGTTTTTACGCATTAGAAATATGCCAAACCCGCAAAGCTTCGACGATATCCCGCTCACGGTCGTGATGAGCGCGTTTATGATTAGCGAGATGAAAACGGCGTTTGAGATAGCCTTTTTGCTCTATCTGCCGTTTTTGGTCATCGATATGGTCGTTAGCTCCGTGCTCATGGCGATGGGTATGATGATGCTGCCGCCGACGATGATTTCACTGCCGTTTAAGCTGCTTATTTTCGTGCTCGTCGACGGGTGGAATTTGCTCGTCATGAACCTCGTTAAAAGCTTCCATTAG
- a CDS encoding flagellar motor protein MotB, with amino-acid sequence MAKKLIDPGDCPKCLPEWLAAFGDLMSLLLCFFVLLLSMSTMDAKKLEAAIGSLSGALGVLEGGAKPDVSAEQNQGDHATSNKERTGVKSNFEQTLRSINELLHASGSPEVTFEESESGFVIRLPANLLFAKDSAQLQNDDALLFLKRIAMVIAKLPPDVVANVIGHTDSEQPGSAEFKDNWQLSSARAISVVSELIKDGVDPKKLTASAKAEFEPFATNFTEQGREKNRRVEIHFVSLNLDDKAKTQKSILDAQE; translated from the coding sequence ATGGCTAAAAAGTTAATCGATCCGGGTGACTGCCCCAAATGCTTACCCGAGTGGCTCGCGGCGTTTGGCGACTTGATGTCGCTTCTGCTTTGCTTTTTCGTACTGCTTCTTTCTATGAGTACGATGGACGCGAAAAAGCTAGAAGCAGCGATTGGCTCGCTAAGCGGGGCTTTGGGCGTGCTTGAGGGTGGCGCGAAACCGGACGTCAGCGCCGAGCAAAACCAAGGCGATCACGCCACCTCAAACAAAGAGCGCACGGGCGTGAAGTCGAATTTCGAGCAGACTCTGCGCTCTATCAACGAGCTTTTGCATGCCAGCGGCTCGCCGGAGGTTACGTTTGAGGAGAGCGAGAGCGGGTTTGTGATTAGATTGCCGGCAAATTTACTCTTTGCTAAAGACAGCGCCCAGCTACAAAACGACGATGCTTTGCTATTTTTAAAACGTATCGCGATGGTGATAGCCAAGCTACCGCCCGACGTCGTAGCAAACGTGATCGGACATACCGACAGCGAGCAGCCGGGCTCTGCCGAGTTTAAAGACAACTGGCAGTTATCGTCGGCTAGAGCCATCAGCGTGGTTAGCGAGCTTATCAAAGACGGAGTCGATCCAAAAAAGCTAACAGCGTCCGCAAAGGCCGAATTTGAGCCGTTTGCGACGAATTTTACCGAGCAGGGTAGGGAGAAAAACCGCAGGGTCGAGATCCACTTCGTTTCGTTAAATTTAGACGACAAAGCCAAAACGCAAAAAAGCATACTGGACGCGCAGGAGTAA
- a CDS encoding motility protein A — protein sequence MDLGSLVGWIVIMVLLLGSMQMGVGIGAYIDIPSVLIVFGGTICALMIGFKMEQIKKLGTFYGIAVKPKTYNLPEIVKKMVEYSTKARRDGILALESDANNETDPFLKKGLSMAVDGNEPDAIRTLLEIDMEQASSRHGDNIKIFEQIAGFAGSMGMIGTLIGLVAMLMNMSDPSAIGPSMAVALITTLYGAMIGNILGSPVANILSIRDKDEGTAKVLMLEGIMAIQAGDNPRTLEMKLLSFLPPKDRVSQFDK from the coding sequence ATGGATTTAGGTAGCCTCGTCGGTTGGATAGTTATTATGGTGCTTTTGCTCGGTTCCATGCAGATGGGCGTCGGAATCGGAGCTTACATCGATATTCCGTCGGTTTTGATCGTTTTCGGCGGTACGATTTGCGCGCTGATGATCGGCTTTAAGATGGAGCAGATAAAAAAGCTAGGCACGTTTTACGGCATCGCGGTAAAGCCAAAAACCTACAATCTCCCCGAAATTGTAAAAAAAATGGTCGAATACTCTACAAAAGCTCGTCGCGACGGCATCCTGGCGCTTGAGAGCGATGCAAATAACGAAACCGATCCATTTCTAAAAAAAGGCCTATCTATGGCGGTTGACGGCAACGAACCGGACGCCATCAGAACGCTACTTGAGATAGATATGGAACAGGCAAGCTCGCGTCACGGCGATAATATCAAAATTTTCGAGCAAATCGCGGGCTTTGCGGGCTCGATGGGTATGATCGGTACGCTCATCGGTCTGGTCGCGATGCTTATGAACATGTCCGATCCTTCGGCTATCGGTCCATCTATGGCGGTCGCGCTCATTACTACGCTTTACGGCGCGATGATAGGAAACATCCTGGGTTCGCCCGTAGCAAACATCCTAAGTATCCGCGATAAGGACGAAGGCACGGCTAAAGTGCTGATGCTAGAGGGTATAATGGCGATCCAAGCGGGCGACAACCCTAGGACGCTCGAGATGAAGCTACTATCGTTTTTGCCGCCTAAAGACCGCGTTAGTCAGTTTGATAAGTAG
- a CDS encoding PepSY-associated TM helix domain-containing protein, whose protein sequence is MLSFLKKALRRNQFLFNLHLILSIIFAVPLLIIGVTGAILSYQHELEEIINLNSVKVEKTGEMLSVEKILQSFSEQTGIKQPARLVLPKSENEAIKIYASNSDAYLVDPYTAQIIGKDYGFAFVRTVMSLHRNLGFALTGNKTAGEVGKQIVGASTVAMIVLVISGVWLHFPRIKRKFAEAIKPNFKLKKYALFHNLHTSLGALSAVIYLVICLTGLMWSYRWYNGAVTELFVSAQNLPKETERKEGAPAKAEGKKNSEYKFSDVQRAYEIFKSSGIEYKEFSLMLAAGDKINVRYYEPDAPNTARPKMTAVNVKEGKMAEQKQTEGITVGMVKSTNYQLHTGFFFGLAGKILWSVVSLLMALFIFSGFYMTAKRAFKLKRP, encoded by the coding sequence TTGCTTTCATTTTTAAAAAAGGCTTTAAGAAGAAATCAGTTTTTGTTTAATCTTCACCTGATTTTATCGATTATTTTTGCCGTTCCGCTACTCATCATCGGCGTTACTGGCGCGATTTTGTCGTATCAACACGAGCTTGAGGAGATCATAAATTTAAACTCCGTCAAGGTCGAAAAAACGGGCGAAATGCTAAGCGTAGAAAAAATCCTGCAAAGCTTTAGCGAGCAAACGGGCATTAAACAGCCGGCAAGGCTCGTGCTGCCCAAAAGCGAAAACGAAGCGATCAAAATTTATGCTAGCAACAGCGATGCCTATTTGGTTGATCCCTATACCGCGCAGATCATCGGCAAGGACTACGGATTCGCCTTTGTTCGCACCGTAATGTCGCTGCACCGAAATTTAGGCTTTGCGCTAACGGGCAACAAAACCGCGGGCGAGGTCGGCAAGCAGATCGTAGGCGCTAGTACGGTCGCGATGATAGTGCTCGTGATAAGCGGCGTTTGGCTGCATTTTCCAAGGATAAAACGCAAATTTGCCGAGGCGATAAAGCCGAATTTTAAACTCAAAAAATACGCCCTTTTTCACAACCTGCACACGAGCCTAGGCGCCTTAAGCGCGGTGATATATCTCGTCATCTGTCTAACCGGACTCATGTGGTCATACCGCTGGTATAACGGCGCGGTGACTGAGCTTTTTGTTAGTGCGCAAAATTTGCCTAAAGAGACCGAGCGCAAAGAGGGCGCGCCCGCAAAAGCAGAGGGCAAAAAGAACTCCGAGTATAAATTTAGCGATGTGCAGAGGGCTTACGAGATATTTAAATCAAGCGGCATAGAGTATAAAGAATTTAGCCTGATGCTCGCGGCCGGAGATAAGATAAACGTCAGATACTACGAGCCGGATGCGCCAAATACCGCTCGTCCTAAAATGACCGCCGTAAACGTAAAAGAGGGCAAGATGGCGGAGCAAAAGCAAACCGAGGGCATAACCGTAGGCATGGTAAAGAGCACGAACTATCAGCTTCACACGGGGTTTTTTTTCGGGCTTGCTGGTAAAATTTTGTGGTCGGTAGTTTCGCTTTTGATGGCGCTTTTTATCTTTAGCGGCTTTTATATGACGGCAAAAAGGGCGTTTAAACTAAAAAGACCTTAG